The Lycium barbarum isolate Lr01 chromosome 10, ASM1917538v2, whole genome shotgun sequence genome includes a region encoding these proteins:
- the LOC132612607 gene encoding uncharacterized protein LOC132612607 isoform X1: MTMGRSSASNSGDENNDKQINNSTGVGFHSIRDRFRFKRNSNKQQPSSSPALTSSSPDRHWKTPAAAANSAARSHHKNKRKLNFLCFQRRSCLYLCIFLVIFVFALASMVLQSSIMSVFRQGGDERARSKWSVRDDLKLGSSLEFVIPKRFQLGNGLDLLRNQPRIGVRPPRIAIVLGNMRKDPLSLMLSTVVKNLRGLGYMIKMYAVEDGNARSIWEEIGGQVSILTAERYDLIDWSIFDGVIADSLEDKNAISSLMQEPFCSVPLIWMIQQDTLASRLHLYENTGWEHLISHWRDAFRRADVIVFPDYSLPMLYSGLDTGNFFVIPGSPKDNWAADSYSRRHSKSQLREKYGFEKNDLLVLVFGSSVLYNELSWDYALSTHDIEPLLLKFAGRSDVEQRLKFVFMSGNSSDGYNEALQDIATRLELREGSLSHHDMKGDVNGITLIADIVLYSSPQHEQEFPPILIRAMSFGIPIVAPDYPVIKKYVVDKVHGIIFSQHNSDELVQDFSQLITNGKLTRFAHTIASSGRLLSRNMLAVECITGYAKLLENVIAFPSDVILPGDTSQLKQGSWEWGYFQKDVENSDDIEDLQMKDVDPINSSVVYDLEVDMTGFAPLMNVSRDDPEASKEDFPSEWDWDILNEMERSEEVNRLEMEEIDERMEKDIGGWDEIYRNARKAEKLRFETNERDEGELERTGQPVCIYEVYDGTAAWPFLHHGSLYRGLSLSTKARRLRSDDVDAVGRLTLLNETYYRNILCEMGGMFSIAYHLDNIHKRPWIGFQSWRSTGRKVSLSKKAELALEETIQAKDKGDVIYYWAHLDVDGGFTGSNDALTFWSMCDILNGGNCRNAFQDAFRRMYGLPSHIEALPPMPEDGGRWSALHSWVMPTSSFLEFVMFSRMFVDALDGLHVNSSNRTQCILAISTLEKQHCYCRVLELLVNVWAYHTARQMVYINPHSGVLEEQHSIEQRKGYMWAKYFNMTLLKSMDEDLAEAADDNYLPYETWLWPLTGEVYWQGIYEREREERYRQKMDKKRKTREKLLDRMKHGYKQKTLGG, from the exons ATGACAATGGGCCGTAGCTCAGCGAGTAATTCCGGTGACGAAAACAACGATAAACAAATCAACAACTCAACCGGTGTTGGATTCCATTCGATCCGTGACCGTTTCCGTTTCAAACGCAATTCGAATAAACAACAACCGTCATCATCGCCGGCGCTGACGTCATCTTCGCCGGATCGCCACTGGAAAACTCCGGCGGCGGCGGCGAATTCGGCGGCGCGATCTCATCATAAAAACAAAAGGAAACTGAATTTCTTATGTTTTCAAAGGAGATCGTGTTTATACTTGTGTATATTTCTGGTTATATTCGTGTTTGCGTTAGCGTCAATGGTGTTACAGAGTTCAATAATGTCTGTGTTTAGACAAGGCGGCGATGAAAGAGCACGTTCCAAGTGGTCAGTTAGAGATGATTTGAAGTTAGGTAGTTCGTTAGAGTTTGTGATACCTAAGAGGTTTCAGCTTGGTAATGGTTTAGACTTGCTTAGAAATCAGCCTAGAATTGGCGTTCGTCCTCCTCGAATCGCGATA GTCTTAGGAAACATGAGGAAGGACCCACTGTCATTGATGCTGTCTACTGTGGTGAAAAACTTACGGGGACTAGGCTATATGATTAAG ATGTATGCTGTGGAGGATGGCAATGCAAGATCTATATGGGAAGAAATAGGAGGGCAAGTATCAATTTTAACTGCTGAAAGATATGATCTCATTGATTGGTCAAT CTTTGACGGTGTTATTGCTGATTCACTTGAAGATAAAAATGCTATATCAAG CCTTATGCAGGAGCCTTTTTGCTCTGTCCCCCTTATATGGATGATCCAACAAGATACTCTAGCAAGTCGCCTTCATCTTTATGAAAACACGGGCTGGGAACATCTTATTTCTCATTGGAGAGATGCTTTCCGTAGGGCTGATGTTATTGTATTTCCGGATTACTCTTTGCCG ATGTTATATAGTGGGCTCGACACTGGAAACTTCTTTGTGATCCCCGGATCACCAAAAGACAATTGGGCTGCTGACAGTTATAGTAGGAGACATTCAAAATCTCAGTTAAGGGAGAAATATGGTTTTGAGAAAAATGATCTCCTGGTTTTGGTTTTTGGAAGTTCCGTTCTGTACAATGAGCTGTCTTGGGATTATGCTTTGTCCACTCATGATATAGAACCTTTGCTACTCAAATTTGCTGGAAGGAGCGATGTTGAACAGAGACTGAAGTTCGTTTTCATGTCAGGAAATTCCAGTGATGGGTATAATGAGGCTTTGCAG GATATTGCTACTCGTCTAGAACTTCGTGAGGGATCTCTTTCACACCATGATATGAAGGGTGATGTTAACGGTATTACACTGATTGCTGACATTGTCCTCTACTCTTCCCCGCAACATGAGCAAGAATTTCCTCCTATTCTGATACGAGCTATGTCATTTGGAATACCAATTGTTGCACCAGACTACCCTGTCATTAAGAAATAT GTTGTTGATAAAGTACATGGAATCATCTTCTCTCAACACAATTCAGATGAACTGGTGCAAGATTTCTCACAACTTATAACTAATGGAAAACTCACGAGATTTGCTCACACTATTGCATCTTCTGGGAGGCTGCTCTCCAGGAACATGCTTGCAGTGGAATGCATTACAGGGTATGCAAAGCTGCTGGAGAATGTCATAGCTTTCCCATCTGATGTCATACTTCCAGGAGACACCTCTCAGCTTAAGCAGGGCTCGTGGGAGTGGGGTTATTTCCAAAAGGATGTAGAGAATAGTGATGACATAGAAGATCTTCAAATGAAGGATGTGGATCCAATAAATTCCAGTGTTGTTTATGACCTTGAAGTAGACATGACAGGTTTTGCTCCTTTGATGAATGTATCAAGAGATGATCCAGAGGCTTCAAAGGAAGACTTTCCAAGCGAGTGGGATTGGGACATCTTGAATGAAATGGAGCGATCTGAGGAAGTAAATAGACTGGAGATGGAGGAG ATTGATGAAAGAATGGAAAAAGACATTGGTGGGTGGGATGAAATATATCGTAATGCTCGAAAAGCTGAAAAGCTTCGGTTTGAAACTAATGAGAGGGATGAAGGAGAGCTGGAAAGAACTGGGCAACCAGTATGCATTTATGAGGTTTATGATGGAACTGCAGCTTGGCCATTTCTGCATCATGGTTCTTTGTACCGTGGGTTGAGCCTC TCAACTAAAGCACGGAGATTGAGGTCAGATGACGTTGATGCAGTTGGCCGGCTTACCCTCTTGAATGAGACCTACTACCGGAATATCCTCTGTGAGATGGGTGGCATGTTTTCAATTGCATACCATTTAGATAATATTCATAAGCGACCCTGGATTGGGTTCCAGTCATGGCGATCTACTGGGAGAAAA GTTTCCTTATCTAAAAAAGCCGAGCTGGCCCTAGAAGAAACAATACAGGCAAAGGATAAAGGTGATGTGATATACTATTGGGCACATTTGGATGTGGATGGTGGCTTTACAGGAAGCAATGATGCCCTTACCTTCTGGTCAATGTGCGATATATTGAATGGAGGCAACTGCAG AAATGCTTTCCAAGACGCATTTCGTAGAATGTATGGCTTACCGTCACATATAGAAGCTCTCCCACCCATGCCTGAAGATGGTGGGAGATGGTCAGCACTACATAGCTGGGTTATGCCAACCTCTTCTTTTCTGGAGTTTGTTATGTTTTCCAG GATGTTTGTCGATGCTCTGGATGGTTTGCACGTGAATTCAAGCAATAGGACACAATGTATACTAGCAATATCAACATTGGAG AAGCAGCATTGTTACTGTCGGGTATTGGAACTGTTGGTAAATGTCTGGGCCTATCACACTGCACGGCAGATGGTTTATATTAATCCTCACTCAGGTGTGCTGGAAGAGCAGCACTCAATTGAGCAGCGAAAAGGATATATGTGGGCAAAGTACTTCAACATGACATTGTTGAAGAGTATGGATGAAGACTTGGCAGAAGCTGCTGATGACAATTACCTTCCATATGAAACATGGTTGTGGCCATTAACGGGAGAGGTATATTGGCAGGGGATATATGAaagggagagagaagagagatacAGGCAAAAAATGGACAAGAAGAGGAAGACAAGAGAGAAACTACTCGACAGAATGAAACATGGATATAAACAAAAGACACTTGGAGGATAA
- the LOC132612607 gene encoding uncharacterized protein LOC132612607 isoform X2, producing MTMGRSSASNSGDENNDKQINNSTGVGFHSIRDRFRFKRNSNKQQPSSSPALTSSSPDRHWKTPAAAANSAARSHHKNKRKLNFLCFQRRSCLYLCIFLVIFVFALASMVLQSSIMSVFRQGGDERARSKWSVRDDLKLGSSLEFVIPKRFQLGNGLDLLRNQPRIGVRPPRIAIVLGNMRKDPLSLMLSTVVKNLRGLGYMIKMYAVEDGNARSIWEEIGGQVSILTAERYDLIDWSIFDGVIADSLEDKNAISSLMQEPFCSVPLIWMIQQDTLASRLHLYENTGWEHLISHWRDAFRRADVIVFPDYSLPMLYSGLDTGNFFVIPGSPKDNWAADSYSRRHSKSQLREKYGFEKNDLLVLVFGSSVLYNELSWDYALSTHDIEPLLLKFAGRSDVEQRLKFVFMSGNSSDGYNEALQDIATRLELREGSLSHHDMKGDVNGITLIADIVLYSSPQHEQEFPPILIRAMSFGIPIVAPDYPVIKKYVVDKVHGIIFSQHNSDELVQDFSQLITNGKLTRFAHTIASSGRLLSRNMLAVECITGYAKLLENVIAFPSDVILPGDTSQLKQGSWEWGYFQKDVENSDDIEDLQMKDVDPINSSVVYDLEVDMTGFAPLMNVSRDDPEASKEDFPSEWDWDILNEMERSEEVNRLEMEEIDERMEKDIGGWDEIYRNARKAEKLRFETNERDEGELERTGQPVCIYEVYDGTAAWPFLHHGSLYRGLSLSTKARRLRSDDVDAVGRLTLLNETYYRNILCEMGGMFSIAYHLDNIHKRPWIGFQSWRSTGRKVSLSKKAELALEETIQAKDKGDVIYYWAHLDVDGGFTGSNDALTFWSMCDILNGGNCRGRVYFCF from the exons ATGACAATGGGCCGTAGCTCAGCGAGTAATTCCGGTGACGAAAACAACGATAAACAAATCAACAACTCAACCGGTGTTGGATTCCATTCGATCCGTGACCGTTTCCGTTTCAAACGCAATTCGAATAAACAACAACCGTCATCATCGCCGGCGCTGACGTCATCTTCGCCGGATCGCCACTGGAAAACTCCGGCGGCGGCGGCGAATTCGGCGGCGCGATCTCATCATAAAAACAAAAGGAAACTGAATTTCTTATGTTTTCAAAGGAGATCGTGTTTATACTTGTGTATATTTCTGGTTATATTCGTGTTTGCGTTAGCGTCAATGGTGTTACAGAGTTCAATAATGTCTGTGTTTAGACAAGGCGGCGATGAAAGAGCACGTTCCAAGTGGTCAGTTAGAGATGATTTGAAGTTAGGTAGTTCGTTAGAGTTTGTGATACCTAAGAGGTTTCAGCTTGGTAATGGTTTAGACTTGCTTAGAAATCAGCCTAGAATTGGCGTTCGTCCTCCTCGAATCGCGATA GTCTTAGGAAACATGAGGAAGGACCCACTGTCATTGATGCTGTCTACTGTGGTGAAAAACTTACGGGGACTAGGCTATATGATTAAG ATGTATGCTGTGGAGGATGGCAATGCAAGATCTATATGGGAAGAAATAGGAGGGCAAGTATCAATTTTAACTGCTGAAAGATATGATCTCATTGATTGGTCAAT CTTTGACGGTGTTATTGCTGATTCACTTGAAGATAAAAATGCTATATCAAG CCTTATGCAGGAGCCTTTTTGCTCTGTCCCCCTTATATGGATGATCCAACAAGATACTCTAGCAAGTCGCCTTCATCTTTATGAAAACACGGGCTGGGAACATCTTATTTCTCATTGGAGAGATGCTTTCCGTAGGGCTGATGTTATTGTATTTCCGGATTACTCTTTGCCG ATGTTATATAGTGGGCTCGACACTGGAAACTTCTTTGTGATCCCCGGATCACCAAAAGACAATTGGGCTGCTGACAGTTATAGTAGGAGACATTCAAAATCTCAGTTAAGGGAGAAATATGGTTTTGAGAAAAATGATCTCCTGGTTTTGGTTTTTGGAAGTTCCGTTCTGTACAATGAGCTGTCTTGGGATTATGCTTTGTCCACTCATGATATAGAACCTTTGCTACTCAAATTTGCTGGAAGGAGCGATGTTGAACAGAGACTGAAGTTCGTTTTCATGTCAGGAAATTCCAGTGATGGGTATAATGAGGCTTTGCAG GATATTGCTACTCGTCTAGAACTTCGTGAGGGATCTCTTTCACACCATGATATGAAGGGTGATGTTAACGGTATTACACTGATTGCTGACATTGTCCTCTACTCTTCCCCGCAACATGAGCAAGAATTTCCTCCTATTCTGATACGAGCTATGTCATTTGGAATACCAATTGTTGCACCAGACTACCCTGTCATTAAGAAATAT GTTGTTGATAAAGTACATGGAATCATCTTCTCTCAACACAATTCAGATGAACTGGTGCAAGATTTCTCACAACTTATAACTAATGGAAAACTCACGAGATTTGCTCACACTATTGCATCTTCTGGGAGGCTGCTCTCCAGGAACATGCTTGCAGTGGAATGCATTACAGGGTATGCAAAGCTGCTGGAGAATGTCATAGCTTTCCCATCTGATGTCATACTTCCAGGAGACACCTCTCAGCTTAAGCAGGGCTCGTGGGAGTGGGGTTATTTCCAAAAGGATGTAGAGAATAGTGATGACATAGAAGATCTTCAAATGAAGGATGTGGATCCAATAAATTCCAGTGTTGTTTATGACCTTGAAGTAGACATGACAGGTTTTGCTCCTTTGATGAATGTATCAAGAGATGATCCAGAGGCTTCAAAGGAAGACTTTCCAAGCGAGTGGGATTGGGACATCTTGAATGAAATGGAGCGATCTGAGGAAGTAAATAGACTGGAGATGGAGGAG ATTGATGAAAGAATGGAAAAAGACATTGGTGGGTGGGATGAAATATATCGTAATGCTCGAAAAGCTGAAAAGCTTCGGTTTGAAACTAATGAGAGGGATGAAGGAGAGCTGGAAAGAACTGGGCAACCAGTATGCATTTATGAGGTTTATGATGGAACTGCAGCTTGGCCATTTCTGCATCATGGTTCTTTGTACCGTGGGTTGAGCCTC TCAACTAAAGCACGGAGATTGAGGTCAGATGACGTTGATGCAGTTGGCCGGCTTACCCTCTTGAATGAGACCTACTACCGGAATATCCTCTGTGAGATGGGTGGCATGTTTTCAATTGCATACCATTTAGATAATATTCATAAGCGACCCTGGATTGGGTTCCAGTCATGGCGATCTACTGGGAGAAAA GTTTCCTTATCTAAAAAAGCCGAGCTGGCCCTAGAAGAAACAATACAGGCAAAGGATAAAGGTGATGTGATATACTATTGGGCACATTTGGATGTGGATGGTGGCTTTACAGGAAGCAATGATGCCCTTACCTTCTGGTCAATGTGCGATATATTGAATGGAGGCAACTGCAG AGGGCGGGTGTATTTTTGCTTTTAA